A stretch of DNA from Spirosoma endbachense:
CACGGTTTTGGCGATCACAACTTTGGGTTTACCATTTGAAACAGCGGTCAGTTGGTCGAGGGTTGTCAGGATTGCCTGCACATCATGGCCATCTACTTCAACTGTGTCAAATCCCATGGCAGCCCAGGTACGGATATCGGCAGTATCCCCCAGAACATTGGCCGTTTGATCGAATCCCTGCAAACCGTTTTTATCGATCAGCACCACCAGATTATCCAGGCCGCGCTGAACGGCGAAATGGGCGGCTTCCCAGGTTGTCCCTTCGTTGGTTTCACCATCAGACATCAGCACATATACCCGCGAATCTTCACCGAGTAACTTACCCGCCTGAGCAATGCCCGACCCTATGGGCAAACCGTGACCTAGCGAGCCTGTTGCGAACGGAATTCCATCGTGTTTATTGGGAGCTGGGTGAGCGGGCAGCGTTGTCCCGTTTTTGTAATAAGTTGCCAGTACATCGTCGGAAATCTCGCCGAGGTGATTCAGACAGGCATAAAGCGAGGCTGCTGCATGACCTTTCGAGAGTAGAAACGAGTCCTGCTGGCGTTTGCGCATGATCAGTGCGGCTATCATCAGGTCTACGCAACTCAATGAACAGCCAATATGACCTGCGTGAGCCTGGTTGTAAAGACTCAGAATTTTTAGCCGGAGCTGGCCCTGAAGCGTTTGAAAGTCGGTGGCTTCTGTTGTCAATGTCGTAGTCGGTTGATTCAGGTATTTGCCTACTCGCCGTAGCGATAGGTAGAGCCTTTGAAGTCAAAAATAGTAATTTTTTCGCCAGAACGCCCCTTAACTAATACTATACGGTCACGATCGTTGGGATCGATGCGCTGGATATAAGCGGCATCCTGAGGTAAATAAACGTTTACCAATTGGGCATCTAACAAGGCTACGGGCGAGTACGTTCGATCCATTTTCTCGGAAAAAATCTGCCGTTTTTTATTCGGATACAGAATCGTATCGCCTGGCGTATACAACTCTTTCAGTTTTTGAGCCGATGACCAATAGGGATTAGGAATGCGGGCTTTGTCAAAATACGTGTATTTCGGCGCTTCGTCGGCGTAAATATCGACCAGGAGCTGAACAATATTTCCTGTCTGGATGAGCAATGCAATGGCAATTGGCAGGCTAAACCACCAACGGAGCGTGACCAGCTGGCGCAGGCCCATCGCTATCAGAATACAAACGTAAGGAAACGAAAACCCTGAGTAACGCTGCGTAATGCCGAACGTATGCCCTGATCGCCAGGCCATAAATAACAGAAACAACGTTGGTACAAAAGCCAGCAGCAGTAAAATCACAACCAGCCGTTTCTGGTCGGCATTCGTACGATCTACAACATACCGGCCGATTAAGTACACGAACGGCACAACAGCAGACAGTACCAGCAGGCGAAGCGGTTCGACCGAATAGAATGGGAGGCCCACCAGAAACAGGAACGCAACCGCTGCATATACCCAGACCGGCGGCTTCGCTACCGTTATGTATCGGTGAATAATAACCGTTGAAACAACCCCTAACCCTAGCGCCAGCATTGAATTTCGAATGCTGACCAGAACGGCAACCATGCCATTGGTAATGATAAACAGATCGGAAAAAATAGGTACGGCCCGAACGGCGATATTCGGAATCGTGGCGGGTAGAATAATTCCGAAGCCGGATTTATACGGATTCGTCAGGGCAATGTTCTTATAGAAACTGGCCTGATAGTTCAGTGTAAAGAACGTGTATTTTCCGCCACCATAAATAAACCAAAGCGAAACCAGTCCCAGTCCAATCGCGCTGGTCAGCCCCAATGTTACCCAGGCTCGTGTATTGCGCAGATAAAGAAGCGCGTATAGGCCGTGACAGAGAAAGACCGTCACGGTTAAATAATGGGATAGAACCGATGTTACGAATACCAGCCCGTAAGCAAGATAGAGGACGGGTAACGATGGCGTTTTGCTGCCAGACGGAGGGCTCGAACGCACCCGCTCCATGATCAGCAGGAACAGATGAGTACCCAGTAACGTCAGGAAAAACGTCATGGAATAATTACGGGCAATGTGGCTGTAGGCAACAAAGAATGGCTCAATGGCCGCAATACCCGCACTAATAAGCGCCATTGAGTCGGACCGGAAGTGCCGTCGAACAAAGACAAAGAGAAGCCATACGATCAGGGTGCTGAAAATGACCGAGGGCATTCGCAGGGAAGTATCACTCAACCCAAACACTTCCATCCAGAGCCAGAGCACACCATAATAGGCCGGGCTATTGCCAATATCGCCCCGGATGTTGGCTTCGATGAAGTCATTGAAAGTCTTCGGTTTCCAGAATTCGGCCGGAGTGAAATACGTTTTGCTGAAAACGTCCTTCTGATTAAATCCTTCAAGGCAAACGCCCTGGCTAATGAGCAGCGTCGATTTTTCGTCAAAATAAATACCGTATGTACCGACACGGTATAAACGAAGTGCCAATGCCAGTATAAGCAGGGCACTCAGTAAAACTAGCGTTGTACGCGATGATGGGGTGAACATTGCAGCAAAACTAGCGCAAAATCTCAGTTCTCACAGCTTGAGAATAGTGAATTCTACTCGCCGGTTCTGTTTGCGCTTCTCTTCGGTTTCGTTGCTGGCTATTGGTTTGCTGGGTCCCCAGGCCTTCGTCTGGATGCGGGCCTCCGCAATTCCTTTACCAATCAAGTATTCTTTTACTACCCGAACCCGGTCGGCAGAAAGCTTCATATTTGGTTCCCAATCTCCCTGATTGTCAGTATGCCCCTCGATCAGAATTTCCATATTGGGGTATTGAGTCAGCATATCGGCCATCCGGTCCAGTTCACTGTTGGCGCCCGGTAGTAAGTTGAACTGACTCTGTTCAAACAGCACCTCGCGCATGGTTATTTTCTGACCAGCTTCAATCTTAACCAGTATCAGGTTCCGTTTGATATCACGGAATCGCTTGTCTTTACTAAGATCAAGGGTTTCGGTAGTTGGGAAATAACCCTCTTTGATGGCTTTAATCGTATAGATCTTCTGCGTGGGCAGAATCAGTTTGTATTCGCCCGTTTCGGGGTCATAATCGGCTTTTGCCGTCTCTTTGTTTTCGTCGGCCAGACCGGAAATTACTTCCGAAGCTACTGGTTTTCTGCTCTTTGAGTCCAGCACCTGACCCGATATGATGGCAACCGGGTCTGGCTTGATGGCAGGATACAGTTTGAGCCGAAAAATATCATCTTCGCCCAGAGACCCCGCCCGTGAACTCAGATAGGCAAAATCGCCGGAAGCGGGAATGGTAAAATAGCCGTCCCATTCAGGTGTGTTGATACCCGACCCCAGATTTTCGGGTTCGCTCCAATTGCTCCACGTATCATCGAGTCGGCGTGTTACAAAAATATCACCATTGCCATAGCCCGGATGCCCGGCCGACGTAAAATAGAGTGTCCGGCCATCGACCGCCAGAAAAGGCGAACTTTCGAAGTCGGCTGTGTTCACAACGGGACCCAGCGAGACCGGTTCCGACCAGTTTT
This window harbors:
- a CDS encoding transketolase produces the protein MNQPTTTLTTEATDFQTLQGQLRLKILSLYNQAHAGHIGCSLSCVDLMIAALIMRKRQQDSFLLSKGHAAASLYACLNHLGEISDDVLATYYKNGTTLPAHPAPNKHDGIPFATGSLGHGLPIGSGIAQAGKLLGEDSRVYVLMSDGETNEGTTWEAAHFAVQRGLDNLVVLIDKNGLQGFDQTANVLGDTADIRTWAAMGFDTVEVDGHDVQAILTTLDQLTAVSNGKPKVVIAKTVKGKGVSYMENRLEWHYLPMTPAQYEQAHAEVTERYLSVQVA
- a CDS encoding glycosyltransferase family 39 protein; this encodes MFTPSSRTTLVLLSALLILALALRLYRVGTYGIYFDEKSTLLISQGVCLEGFNQKDVFSKTYFTPAEFWKPKTFNDFIEANIRGDIGNSPAYYGVLWLWMEVFGLSDTSLRMPSVIFSTLIVWLLFVFVRRHFRSDSMALISAGIAAIEPFFVAYSHIARNYSMTFFLTLLGTHLFLLIMERVRSSPPSGSKTPSLPVLYLAYGLVFVTSVLSHYLTVTVFLCHGLYALLYLRNTRAWVTLGLTSAIGLGLVSLWFIYGGGKYTFFTLNYQASFYKNIALTNPYKSGFGIILPATIPNIAVRAVPIFSDLFIITNGMVAVLVSIRNSMLALGLGVVSTVIIHRYITVAKPPVWVYAAVAFLFLVGLPFYSVEPLRLLVLSAVVPFVYLIGRYVVDRTNADQKRLVVILLLLAFVPTLFLLFMAWRSGHTFGITQRYSGFSFPYVCILIAMGLRQLVTLRWWFSLPIAIALLIQTGNIVQLLVDIYADEAPKYTYFDKARIPNPYWSSAQKLKELYTPGDTILYPNKKRQIFSEKMDRTYSPVALLDAQLVNVYLPQDAAYIQRIDPNDRDRIVLVKGRSGEKITIFDFKGSTYRYGE